Proteins co-encoded in one Oncorhynchus masou masou isolate Uvic2021 chromosome 22, UVic_Omas_1.1, whole genome shotgun sequence genomic window:
- the LOC135508809 gene encoding cadherin-related family member 5 — MEATLNHQGFQRKDGVSLEDGSGDPGLDQTVRGENWNPCLEGHDVFSKVKENSMIGELIAELKTELTANDVVWSLTGEDADWFFLERRSIKLNAPLDRVLDREVQGPVLMAALTCYEEDTVQSEYRIMVEILNENDNTPEFVESTIQPRSISELAEVKSVVFTVQATDADGDTIMYSIDQTSPDAAYFRVDLPNSGEVILAKPLDYETKTQLKITIYASEMNTVEKFNTSAILTVNILDGDDQYPQFLPCMPPSNDQSNRVCSNPVYTVNITEGEQDVLLDFSPGPINAVDGDRGLSSPLSYSILSGADNGRFVMDEVTGEVRLMKEVENRLLTPTLRLRVMAYQRNDPRKYSVATVVIRVVAVNRFPPQFGRAEYRGFVTEGNSPASLVNTYGNTVLLLQIQDRDFSDGINPKMHYSLRSSSNHTEFYHITQEGLLIARTNQLRPSQKHSLKVVAVDLESGDMATALIKVEVLYEGQIVPQGPLGDGRLHGSCAVGKAMGVVILGLTLLGCALYALQHVLRTYRGLKDPEDRGCIAQGKHPNVRLQWFQLVGHSSPMPVLDEVKFKKEGLSTSTSTSKLLGGQSIYTPADSDLSPFNTLPIATPSTTYIQPILANSTHTPATIITPELLKTSTQLLGNSSSSTPLHPSPTPTMDQTDSPLATHPSPVADPIGTHTQVEETPTSPNHQQVHTPLPPPTPINSPPHPTPPPTSPTTPLPFSPTPDPIHNPECTGYNHTPLLTPPCPEQDRVGTPPPKPTPGQTHTPVLTITCPEQVGQPWYPEERRPSTRSPETASIGDDDCFLGDEEATRNSDDDEDEELVRLYSHIQPTFLITDYDNDLTTEIPASGGEEEGTGNSEGVERERDWMEGNKERAGRDRDDMEGKGGKLESEGESLKHGSPSFQPCDTEQEV, encoded by the exons AAGATGGCGTGTCtttggaggatgggagtggtgaCCCTGGTTTAGACCAAACTGTGAGAGGAGAAAATT GGAACCCATGTCTGGAGGGCCATGATGTGTTTTCCAAGGTCAAAGAGAACAGCATGATAGGAGAACTCATCGCTGAGCTCAAAACTGAGCTGACAGCCAATGATGTTGTCTGGAGCTTAACTGGGGAGGACGCTGATTGGTTCTTCCTAGAAAGGCGGAGCATCAAACTCAATGCCCCATTGGATAGAGTTCTGGACCGGGAG gtgcaGGGCCCAGTCCTGATGGCAGCGTTGACCTGCTATGAGGAGGACACTGTGCAG agtGAGTACAGGATCATGGTGGAGATTCTGAATGAGAATGATAACACTCCTGAGTTTGTGGAGAGCACCATACAGCCTCGCAGCATCAGTGAG CTGGCTGAGGTGAAGTCAGTGGTGTTTACAGTCCAGGCCACAGATGCAGATGGCGACACCATAATGTACTCCATCGACCAGACCTCG CCTGATGCCGCCTACTTCAGAGTGGATCTCCCTAACAGTGGAGAGGTGATACTGGCCAAGCCTCTGGACTACGAGACTAAAACACAACTGAAGATCACCATATATGCTTCG gagatgaACACTGTGGAGAAGTTCAACACTAGTGCCATCCTGACCGTGAATATCTTGGACGGAGATGACCAGTACCCACAATTCCTGCCGTGCATGCCCCCCTCTAATGACCAATCGAATCGTGTCTGCAGCAACCCCGTCTACACGGTTAACATCACAGAAGGCGAACAG GATGTTCTGCTGGACTTCTCTCCTGGGCCGATCAATgctgtggatggagacagaggcctCAGCTCACCTCTCAGCTATAGCATTCTGTCag GGGCTGATAATGGGCGTTTTGTGATGGATGAGGTGACAGGGGAGGTGCGTCTGATGAAAGAAGTagagaacagactactgacaccCACACTACGCCTACGGgtcatg gcGTACCAGAGGAATGACCCTAGGAAGTACTCAGTTGCCACAGTTGTGATCCGTGTTGTGGCTGTCAACCGCTTTCCTCCCCAGTTTGGTCGGGCCGAATACCGTGGTTTTGTCACTGAAGGCAACAGCCCTGCCTCACTGGTCAACACTTACGGAAACACCGTGCTGCTGCTACAGATACAGGACAGGGACTTCTCtgat GGGATTAATCCCAAGATGCACTACTCCCTGAGGTCCTCGTCCAATCACACAGAGTTTTACCACATCACACAGGAGGGGCTTCTGATCGCCAGGACCAATCAGTTACGGCCATCACAGAAACACAGTCTGAAG GTAGTGGCTGTGGATCTGGAGTCAGGTGACATGGCCACGGCTCTCATAAAGGTGGAGGTGCTGTATGAAGGACAAATAG tccCTCAGGGCCCATTGGGGGACGGGCGTCTCCATGGTAGCTGTGCTGTAGGCAAGGCTATGGGTGTGGTCATCCTGGGACTGACTCTGTTAGGCTGCGCTCTGTATGCACTGCAGCATGTCCTCCGGACATACAGAGGACTGAAGGACCCAGAGGACAGGGGCTGTATAGCACAGGGAAAACACCCCAATGTG AGATTACAATGGTTCCAACTG GTGGGTCACAGTAGCCCCATGCCAGTCCTTGATGAGGTGAAGTTCAAAAAGGAGGGTCTAAGCacttccacctccacctccaagCTACTGGGCGGTCAGAGCATTTACACACCTGCAGACTCGGACCTTTCTCCATTCAACACTTTACCCATAGCTACACCCTCAACAACCTACATCCAGCCTATACTAGCCAACTCCACCCATACACCTGCTACAATCATCACACCTGAACTACTCAAGACATCCACACAACTCCTGGGCAACTCCAGCTCTAGTACACCCCTACACCCATCACCTACACCTACCATGGATCAGACAGACTCGCCTTTAGCTACACACCCCTCCCCTGTTGCAGATCCAATAGGTACACACACTCAGGTAGAAGAGACACCTACCTCACCTAACCAtcagcaggtacacacacctTTACCTCCTCCCACTCCGATCAACTCACCCCCTCACCCCACACCCCCTCCTACCTCACCTACCacacctctccctttctcacctaCTCCAGACCCGATACACAATCCTGAATGTACAGGATATAATCACACACCTTTACTTACTCCACCCTGTCCAGAGCAGGACAGGGTAGGGACACCCCCACCTAAACCCACCCCAGGGCAAACACATACCCCTGTACTGACCATCACCTGCCCAGAGCAGGTAGGACAACCATGGTACCCTGAGGAGCGCAGACCCTCCACCCGCAGCCCTGAGACAGCCTCTATCGGGGATGATGACTGCTTCCTGGGGGATGAAGAGGCCACCAGGAacagtgatgatgatgaagatgaagagCTGGTGAGACTCTATTCTCACATACAGCCCACATTCCTGATAACAGACTACGACAATGACCTCACGACTGAGATCCCTGccagtggtggagaggaggaggggactgGGAACAGcgaaggagtggagagagagagggattggatGGAGGGAAACAAGGAAAGGGCCGGGAGAGACAGGGATGATATGGAAGGAAAGGGGGGTAAATTAGAGAGCGAAGGGGAGAGTTTGAAACATGGGAGTCCATCATTTCAACCCTGTGATACAGAGCAGGAAGTATAA